A stretch of the Sorangium aterium genome encodes the following:
- a CDS encoding glucose-1-phosphate adenylyltransferase: MKHNDVVVLILGGGVGSRLYPLTKLRSKPAVPTGGKYRLVDIPISNCLNSGFNRIHILTQFNSVSLHNHITQTYRFDVFSAGAVQILAAEQTPTHSDWYQGTADAVRKQLVEVKSPNPRDVMILSGDHLYRMDYEPFLEHHRETRADVTLAVRPVPTAEVSRLGIVDTDDTGRVVKFIEKPKDMKLLDSVRQLPDPANPWLASMGVYIFSAKALYEMLERDNASDFGSHILPRALDTHRMMTYTFDGYWEDIGTIRSYYEASLALTDSDPPFSFYDPQRPIYTRPQFFPPAHVTAGSVLDQVLLAEGSRIVESKISRSVVGQLSSIGPHVSMSNTVMMGADYESLFQAHGPESTRGLPPIGIGRGCTIDGAIIDKNARIGDGVVIRNIPDRPDTDAPYYAAREGIVVVPKNAVVPPGTVI, translated from the coding sequence TTGAAGCACAACGACGTGGTGGTTTTGATCCTCGGCGGAGGCGTAGGAAGCCGCCTCTACCCGCTCACCAAGCTGCGCTCGAAGCCAGCCGTCCCGACCGGCGGCAAGTACCGGCTGGTCGACATCCCGATCAGCAACTGCCTCAACTCGGGCTTCAACCGCATCCACATCCTCACGCAGTTCAACTCGGTCTCGCTCCACAACCACATCACGCAGACGTATCGATTCGACGTCTTCTCGGCCGGCGCCGTGCAGATCCTCGCGGCCGAGCAGACGCCGACCCACAGCGACTGGTACCAGGGCACCGCCGACGCCGTCCGCAAGCAGCTCGTCGAGGTGAAATCGCCGAACCCGCGGGACGTCATGATCCTCTCGGGCGATCACCTCTACCGCATGGACTACGAGCCCTTCCTCGAGCACCACCGCGAGACCCGGGCCGACGTCACGCTCGCCGTTCGCCCCGTCCCGACGGCCGAGGTGTCGCGCCTCGGCATCGTGGACACCGACGACACCGGGCGGGTGGTCAAGTTCATCGAGAAGCCGAAGGACATGAAGCTGCTCGACAGCGTGCGGCAGCTGCCCGATCCGGCGAACCCGTGGCTCGCCTCGATGGGCGTCTACATCTTCAGCGCGAAGGCGCTCTACGAGATGCTCGAGCGCGACAACGCCTCCGACTTCGGCAGCCACATCCTGCCCCGGGCGCTCGATACCCATCGGATGATGACCTATACGTTCGACGGGTACTGGGAGGACATCGGCACGATCCGCAGCTACTACGAGGCCAGCCTCGCGCTCACGGACTCCGATCCTCCGTTCTCGTTCTACGACCCGCAGCGGCCGATCTACACCCGCCCGCAGTTCTTCCCCCCGGCCCACGTCACCGCGGGCTCGGTCCTCGACCAGGTGCTCCTCGCCGAGGGGAGCCGGATCGTCGAGTCGAAGATCTCCCGGTCGGTCGTCGGGCAGCTCTCCTCCATCGGGCCCCACGTCTCGATGTCGAACACGGTCATGATGGGCGCGGACTACGAGTCCCTGTTCCAGGCCCACGGCCCCGAGAGCACGAGGGGCCTCCCGCCCATCGGCATCGGCCGCGGGTGCACGATCGACGGCGCGATCATCGACAAGAACGCGCGCATCGGCGACGGGGTGGTGATCCGCAACATCCCCGATCGGCCGGACACCGACGCCCCGTACTACGCGGCCCGGGAGGGCATCGTGGTCGTCCCGAAGAACGCCGTCGTCCCGCCGGGCACGGTCATCTGA